The proteins below are encoded in one region of Mycobacterium pseudokansasii:
- a CDS encoding PE family protein, giving the protein MSFVLVEPDMMASAASDVARIGAAISAANDTAAATTTQLLAAGADEVSQGIAALFAAYARDYQAVSAQIAAYHDHIVRALGAGAEAYAGAEAANRTLVQPSPNGTGGGGPTVLIMGPTGNPGPSFRYLQQVYNLYIRPFYPGSPVFGVTTPEQFQPFTGIPSLTFDESVAAGAADLHAAIMAQHAAGHDVVVLGFSQSASVATAEMRYLASLPADLRPGPDQLSFVLLGDPNNPNGGLLARFPGLFVQPMGLTFSGATPSNLYPTTVYTRQYDGFADFPQYPLNIPADLNALLGIYYAHGTYQELTPAQIGAGVVQPVSPDDVYTTYILLPSDHLPLLQPLRGLVPAPLLDLVEPDLRAIIELGYDRTGYADVPTPAGLFPTHIDALTLAGATAHGIDHALADVGLPPLPKVAIPDVPLPQPPSAPTPAVPAALPVPPQIGGAIDGPLEYLPGSLDTVINDTLDPALTSAMYQAGDSLLGAALSQGASPQLINAIVVAQQMMPVLVEGPGYFVTADAQYLAEGIGDLAAGDLNGFSQNMQLIPATNITLSMFGAGIAGVAIAAIVSGQPFPT; this is encoded by the coding sequence ATGTCGTTTGTGCTGGTCGAGCCGGACATGATGGCGTCGGCGGCCTCGGATGTGGCCCGCATCGGTGCCGCGATCAGCGCGGCCAACGACACGGCAGCGGCCACCACCACCCAACTGCTCGCCGCAGGCGCCGATGAGGTGTCGCAGGGGATCGCCGCGCTGTTCGCCGCGTACGCGCGGGACTATCAGGCCGTCAGCGCCCAGATTGCGGCGTATCACGACCACATTGTCCGGGCGCTCGGGGCGGGGGCGGAGGCGTACGCCGGCGCCGAGGCCGCCAATCGCACGCTGGTGCAGCCGTCGCCGAACGGGACCGGCGGGGGCGGGCCGACTGTTCTGATCATGGGACCCACCGGAAACCCGGGACCGTCGTTTCGCTACTTGCAGCAGGTCTACAACCTCTACATCCGCCCCTTCTACCCGGGCTCACCGGTATTCGGTGTGACCACGCCGGAGCAGTTCCAGCCGTTCACCGGAATCCCCAGCCTGACCTTTGACGAATCGGTGGCCGCGGGTGCCGCCGATCTGCACGCCGCGATCATGGCCCAGCACGCCGCGGGACACGACGTGGTGGTCCTCGGCTTCTCCCAGAGCGCTTCGGTGGCCACCGCCGAAATGCGTTACCTGGCAAGCCTGCCGGCCGACCTACGGCCCGGCCCCGACCAGTTGTCCTTCGTGCTGCTCGGTGATCCCAACAATCCCAACGGTGGCTTACTCGCCCGTTTTCCGGGGTTGTTCGTGCAGCCGATGGGTCTCACGTTCAGCGGCGCGACGCCGAGCAACCTGTATCCGACGACGGTGTACACACGCCAATACGACGGCTTTGCCGACTTCCCCCAGTACCCGCTCAACATTCCCGCCGACCTCAACGCGCTGTTGGGTATCTATTACGCGCACGGCACCTATCAGGAGCTGACCCCGGCACAGATCGGGGCGGGTGTGGTTCAGCCGGTGTCCCCGGACGACGTCTACACCACCTATATCTTGCTTCCCAGCGACCATCTGCCGCTGTTGCAGCCGCTGCGCGGCCTTGTGCCAGCGCCGCTGCTGGATCTCGTCGAGCCGGATTTGCGGGCGATCATCGAATTGGGTTACGACCGAACCGGATACGCCGACGTACCCACCCCGGCCGGGCTTTTCCCGACCCATATCGACGCTCTCACCCTTGCCGGCGCGACCGCGCACGGCATCGACCATGCGCTTGCCGATGTCGGCTTGCCGCCGCTACCGAAGGTGGCGATCCCGGATGTGCCGCTGCCGCAGCCCCCGTCGGCGCCCACGCCGGCCGTGCCAGCCGCACTTCCGGTCCCGCCACAGATCGGCGGCGCCATCGACGGGCCGCTGGAGTACCTGCCCGGTTCACTCGACACCGTCATCAACGACACACTCGATCCGGCCCTCACGTCAGCCATGTATCAGGCCGGCGATTCGCTCCTCGGCGCCGCGCTCAGCCAGGGCGCGTCTCCGCAGCTCATCAATGCGATCGTCGTCGCCCAGCAGATGATGCCGGTTCTGGTGGAGGGGCCCGGGTATTTCGTGACCGCCGATGCCCAGTACCTGGCCGAGGGCATCGGCGACTTGGCCGCCGGCGACCTCAACGGGTTCAGCCAGAACATGCAACTCATCCCGGCCACCAATATCACCCTGAGCATGTTCGGCGCGGGAATCGCCGGGGTGGCCATTGCGGCGATCGTGAGCGGTCAGCCGTTCCCGACCTGA
- a CDS encoding Rieske 2Fe-2S domain-containing protein — MRSGTLLAFAGATVLGFSGYLGGRMSYVRGVGVNQTAFDPGPPQSTAVLDSTELGDEQLHGTDAENAPVLLVRHYGGLHAIHNRCSHRGCLLSEGKLEGAVFTCPCQGSQFDVRVGTLVRGPATASQPRLDVRETNGRIEVRTATRAEQLRPEPPAIGGDMFPAA, encoded by the coding sequence GTGCGATCCGGCACGCTGCTCGCGTTCGCCGGGGCCACCGTACTTGGGTTCAGCGGATACCTCGGCGGCCGCATGTCATATGTGCGCGGGGTCGGCGTCAATCAAACCGCGTTCGACCCCGGTCCGCCGCAGTCGACGGCGGTGCTTGACAGCACCGAGCTTGGTGACGAACAACTGCACGGCACGGATGCCGAAAACGCGCCGGTACTGCTGGTGCGCCATTACGGCGGGCTCCATGCCATTCACAACCGGTGTAGCCATCGCGGCTGTCTGCTGAGCGAGGGCAAGCTGGAAGGCGCAGTGTTCACCTGCCCATGCCAGGGGTCACAGTTCGACGTACGCGTCGGAACGCTGGTGCGCGGACCCGCCACTGCCAGCCAGCCCCGGTTGGACGTGCGGGAAACCAACGGGCGCATCGAGGTTCGCACTGCCACCCGGGCTGAACAGTTGCGGCCGGAGCCACCGGCGATCGGTGGTGACATGTTCCCCGCTGCCTAA